A genomic segment from Tuwongella immobilis encodes:
- a CDS encoding SGNH/GDSL hydrolase family protein, with product MRMVRTTLGMLLVGLGTVAMTVPGSASESSGPVKSVAPGTRLDHKQGNADEKAKLIWFDAKLLPMEGRIWSDVAAPYDRFPARAEKLVPPAVWGLSRQSAGLAYRFVTDAPTIHAKWTLTGTNLAMPHMPATGVSGLDLYVKTESGRWQWLGVGQPRAKSNQQALVSGLPKGKREFLLYLPLYNGVESLSLGVPASASLEAAPTRAAESAKPLVFYGTSITQGGCASRPGMVHTAILGRKLNRPVINLGFSGNGRMDSGVVELLSEIDAAVFIIDCLPNMNAEQVSERTIPLVQMLRKKRPNTPILLVEDRSYTNSTVLSGPRERNRSSRQALQRAYAQLQADKVPGISYLEGETLLGDDGEGTVDSSHPTDLGFMRQADVMAKVLEPLLKSGK from the coding sequence ATGCGAATGGTTCGAACCACATTGGGAATGCTGCTGGTCGGTTTGGGCACGGTCGCGATGACGGTGCCAGGCAGCGCGTCCGAGTCAAGCGGACCGGTAAAATCGGTTGCGCCGGGCACCCGATTGGATCACAAGCAGGGCAACGCGGATGAAAAGGCAAAGCTGATCTGGTTTGATGCGAAACTGCTGCCGATGGAGGGGCGGATTTGGAGCGATGTGGCGGCTCCGTATGATCGCTTCCCGGCGAGGGCGGAAAAGCTCGTGCCGCCGGCGGTCTGGGGGCTGAGCCGACAATCCGCGGGGCTGGCCTACCGATTCGTGACCGATGCGCCGACGATTCACGCGAAATGGACGCTGACCGGCACGAATTTGGCGATGCCGCACATGCCCGCAACCGGGGTGAGCGGATTGGATTTGTATGTGAAGACCGAATCGGGCCGCTGGCAATGGTTGGGCGTGGGGCAACCGCGGGCCAAGAGCAATCAGCAGGCGTTGGTGTCGGGATTGCCGAAGGGGAAGCGGGAATTTCTCTTGTATTTGCCGCTGTATAACGGTGTCGAATCGTTGAGTCTGGGCGTGCCCGCATCGGCGAGTTTGGAAGCCGCCCCCACCCGCGCTGCGGAATCCGCCAAGCCGTTGGTGTTCTACGGCACCTCGATTACGCAGGGGGGCTGTGCCTCGCGTCCGGGCATGGTGCATACGGCAATTTTGGGCCGTAAACTGAATCGGCCAGTGATCAATCTCGGATTCTCCGGGAACGGTCGGATGGATTCGGGCGTGGTCGAATTATTGTCGGAAATTGATGCGGCGGTGTTCATCATCGATTGTCTGCCGAATATGAACGCCGAGCAGGTGAGCGAACGCACGATTCCGCTGGTGCAAATGCTGCGGAAGAAGCGACCGAATACGCCGATTCTGCTGGTGGAAGACCGCAGTTACACGAACTCGACGGTGCTGAGCGGGCCGCGTGAGCGCAACCGCAGTAGCCGTCAGGCGTTGCAGCGAGCGTATGCCCAATTGCAGGCGGACAAAGTGCCCGGAATTTCCTATCTGGAAGGCGAGACGCTGTTGGGCGATGACGGCGAGGGGACCGTGGATAGTTCGCATCCCACGGATCTGGGCTTCATGCGTCAGGCGGATGTGATGGCCAAAGTTTTGGAACCGCTGCTGAAGTCCGGCAAATGA